CTCACAGGGCAACACCACCACCGCCGCCTACGTCTGCAACGAGGCGTACAAGATCATCGCGCAGATCGACCCGCTGGGGAACACCACCCGCACGGAATGGGACGTGCCACGCACATGCCACAAATACACGGCGTCAATCGGCCATATGGCACTGCATGGACCTTCGGGGGAGAATGTGGACTCTGGGGCTATAGCAACGAGATCGCCGGGGCTGCAGGTCTGCACGAAGGATTGGCCCAGAGTCCGGGACGGCTGCCACGACTGGGCGGCACACGGCTTTCGGACGAATGTGCCGCGCCGATCGGGCAATGGCCGTCCGCGCCGCGCACATCCGGCGCCCCATGGGGTGCATACCTGACCCGATGGGGTGGAGACCCCCCTGACGAACGGGGCGTGCTGTGGTGCGAGGAGAGAATCCAGGGTCCTTTCGGCGTCGCATTGTCGCCGGATGCTGCGCCCTGCTGCTCGGAGCCCTGGCTTCGAGCACGGCAGCCACGGCGGCACCGCCGTCCGACGACGGCAGTTCCGACCCGCTCGACCCGCGGATTACGGAGATCATGCGGAAGCCGGACTACCCAAACGCCCAGTGGGGCCTGCTCCAGCGCGACCCGGACAGCGGGCGCGTGGTCCACAGCCGGTTCGCCGAGCAGTTCTTCATACCCGGGTCCACGGCCAAGCTGTTCAGCGTGTCCGGGACATGGAAGACCCTCGGCGGCGACCACCGCTTCAGGACGCCGGTCTACGCGGTCGGCGAGCGGCGCGGGAGCGTCCTGGAGGGCAATCTCGACCTGGTCGCCCAGGGCGACCTCACCATGGGCGGCAGAACCCGCCCCGACGGCACGGTCGCCTATACCGACCTCGACCACACGTACGCCAACAGCTTCCCCGGCGCCACGCTCACCCCGGAGAACCCACTCGCCGGGATCGACCTGATCGCGCAACAGGTACGGCGCTCCGGCATCACCCGGGTCAACGGGAATGTGATCGTCGACGACCGGCTCTTCCTGCCCGAGCCCGTCTTCGACCCCACCCCGACCCCGCTGATCATCAACGACAATCTCATCGACCTGCTCACCACTCCCGGCGACCGCCCCGGCGCGCCCGCGCAGCTGGACTGGCGGCCGAAAGTCGCGCCGTACCGCGTCACGTCGACAGTGAAGACCGTCGCAGCGGGGGAGCCGACCAACGTCGAGGTGACAACCTCCGACAACGGCACCCGGATCCAGCTGTCCGGCACCATCGCGGCCGACGCCGAACCCGCGCTGAAGGTGTCCGACATCGCCGACCCGGCGGCCTTCGGACGCACCGCGCTGATCGAGGCGCTCGAACGAGCCGGGGTGGAGGTCACCGCCAACCCGACGGGACCCAACCCGGCCGGCCGGCTCCCCGGCTCATACGAGGGCCGGCCGCGCGTGGGCACGTACACATCCCCGCCCTACGCCCAGTACGCCAAGCTCATCTTCAAGGTCAGCCACAACCTTGGCGCCAACCTCGGCATGTGCCTGATGGCCGTCACGACAGGCAGCCAGAACTGCATGGACGGCTTCCCGGTCCTGGCCGACTTCCTGGACCGCGCGGGCGTCGACCGCAAGCAGGTGCAGCTCGCGGACGGCCGGGGCGGCAATCCCGTCGACCGGGCCACGCCGACGGCCCTGGTGCAGATGCTGACGTACTGGCAGCGCACCCCCGAGGCGGAGCGTTTCCGGGATTCGCTTCCCATCCTCGGCGTCGACGGCCTGCTGGCCGACAACTGCCGCGACTGCCCCGCGCGCGGAAAGGTGTTCGCCAAGACCGGCGCCGCCGTCGGGCTGGACGCGCTCAACAACCGCCTGGGCGTCGGCGCCATCACGCTCGCCGGCTACCTGGACAAGGGCAACGGCCGCTTCGACGTCTTCTACGCCGGCGTCAACGGCGCCTCCACCCCGACGACCGACGTCAACGGCGTACTGGACATTGCCAACGACGTCGCCATGATCTCCGCGTATCTGCAGGAGGCGGCGGCGCGGCGGGAAGACTGAGGCGGGAAGACTGAAGAGGACTGAGACGCGGCCGGTCGAGGGCATCCGCACGCCGTGCTCGCCGACGACGTCAGCCAAGCAGGTCCTGGCAGCGCCGGGGCCGTGGATCCGGAGGCGCTGTATCCGCAGCCGGCAGGCCGCCCGGCACTGATCCGCTGGCGGTCGGTTCCGAATCGATTGCCGCGCTCTGACGCGCTCTGAGGATCTCCTCCCTCCTACTCAGTGGGAGATGAGCTGCTGGCCACCGTCAATGTCGTACGTTCCGCCGGTGAGCGCGTCGTTGCACATGATGTGCACGGCCAGAGCGGCAACGTCAGCCGGGCCGACGACCCGTCGGATGGGAAGCGTGGCGCGCAGCTCCGCGCGCCGGGCATCGAGCTGATCGCCCAGGAGCGAGGCCGACAGGGGCGTGTCGACGAATCCCGCAGCGATGAGGTTCACCCGGACCGGCGCCAGTTCGAGCGCCAGGTTGGCGGTGAGGGCGGGCAGAGCCGCGGTGAGGGCGGACACGACGGAGAGGCCGACACCGGGGCGCCGACCACCGGTGCCGCCGATGAACAGCAGCGTGCCGCCGGCTCGGACCTTGTCACGGCTGTAGAGGGCGACCGCGAGTGTCATGGCAAGGCGCTCGCCGAACTGGCCGCGGGCGGCCGCGAGATCCATGTCCTCCAGGGGCATGTAGGCGGGGCCGCCGGCGGTGACCATCACGTGGTCGACCGGCCCGGGCAGATCCTGGAAGAACTGCTTGAGGCGTTCGGTGTCGGTGGCGTCGAACCCCGCTGTGCTCACAGGATCGAGCTCCTGGGCAGCTTGTTGCAGCCGTTCGGGGTTGCGGCCGACCAGGACCAGCCGGCCGCCGCCTGCGCGTACCTGGCGGGCGGTCTCCAGTCCGATACCCGCACTCCCGCCGATCACCACGACAGTCTGGTCGGCGAGGCCGGGCGGGTGGTGGGGGCCGGGAACGCTGGATGCGCCAGTCATGGCGAAGCGCCGCCGAGGACGGTCACGTCACAGTCGTAGCCGGGTTTGCTGACTGTCATCCGTAGCTCCGGGTATCAGCCTGCTTCTATCGTCGCGCTTCATTCCTTCCGCTGCAGGGTGGTCACCGGCGTGGGAGCGACCGTGTGAGTCGTGGCTTGCGCGGCGGGGGCGGCTGTCTCATAGTCCAAGGTATGGACGCGCGCGAGACGGCGCTCCGACAGGCATACGCCCATGCCGTCCGCTGGCTGGCGAGCCTGTCCGATCGGCGGGTTCCCGCCCGCGCTTCGGTCGACGAGATCGTGAGCGCGCTCGGTGTCGAACTGCCCGACGGTCCGAGCGCTCCCGCCGACGTCGTCGACCTGCTGGTCACGGCCTGCGAGCCGGGCCTCACCGCGTTTCCCAGTGGCCGCTTCTACGGGTTTGTCGTCGGAGGCACTGAACCGGCCGCGCTGGCCACAGACTGGCTGGTCAGCGCCTGGGACCAGAACTGCGTGATGCGCGCCGTCTCGCCCGCGTACACGGCGGCGGAAGACATCGCAGGCGCGTGGTTGCTCGATCTGCTCGGCCTGCCGGGCGACAGCGCCGTCGGCTTCACCACAGGCGCCACGATGGCGAACTTCACCTGCCTCGCCGCCGGGCGCGACGCGGTGCTGCGCCGCGCCGGCTGGAACGTCGCCCGCGACGGACTCGCAGGTGGGCCGGCTGTACACGTCATCGTCGGCGAGGACCGCCACATGGCCATTGACCTGGCGCTGCGTTACCTGGGGCTCGGCAGACCCGAACTGGTGAAGGCGGACGACCAGGGACGCATCGAGCCCGAAGCCCTGCGGCACACCCTGGCGGCCGGCGGGCAGAGCCCCACGATCGTGATCCTCCAGGCCGGAGACATCCACTCCGGCGCCTTCGATCCCTTCGTCGAGACGATCCGTGCCGCTCGCGAGGCAGATGCATGGGTGCACATCGACGGCGCCTTCGGACTGTGGGCGGCCGCCTCCCCGAATTACGCGCACTTGACGGCGGGTTACACATACGCCGACTCCTGGGCGACGGATGCCCACAAGACCTTGAACGTCCCCTACGACTGCGGACTCGCCATCGTGCGCGACCCGTTCGCGGTCCGGGCAGCGATGGGCCTGCGCGGCGACTACCTCATCCAGGCCGAACACGGCGACCCCGTCGACAAGGTCCCCGAGCTCTCCCGGCGCGGCAGAGCCTTCACTGTGTGGGCCGCGCTCAGGTCCCTCGGCCGGTCAGGTGTGGCCGACCTCGTCGATCGGCTGTGCCGACACGCCTCCGCGTTCGCCGCCGGCATCGCCGGGATCGACGGTGCGACAGTCCTCAACGAAGTGGTATTCACCCAGGTCTGCGCCGAGTTCGGCAACGACGAACACACGGAACAGGTACTCACCCGGCTGCTCGACGACGGCACGACGTGGATCAGCGGCTCCACCTGGCACGGCCGTCGCGTCATGCGGATCTCGGTGAGCAACTGGTCGACGACCGACGACGACGTGGCGCGCGCGCTCGACGCGATCCGGCGCGCATCCGCCAGCGCCTGATACGGAAGCCTCCATCCCGAGTCGGCCGCCCGAATCGACCAGGGAGCACGAGCCCGGCCGGGCGTCCTCCGCCGGGCACTCCGGCCGAGCGCCGCGAACGTGGCCCGCGGCACGAGCGGATAGGCGGGATGCCCGCACCAAAGGTGCCGGCCCCTGACTGTCATTGGCGTCCACAGCGGAGGTGCCGGCCGAGAGGGACAGGCCGGTCCGCTCGGTGAGCAAGTGGCGCCCGGCCGATTGCCCAATCCGGTGAAGAGGGCCCATTCGGAGGACCTGTTTCACCTTATCGGCTGCCATGGAAAAGCCTGCCTAATCCTATCGGCTGCCCCGACGGGCCAGGCCCATCCCAGGCTTGTAATGTCACGCCACAAGCGCTGCACCGAATCACCGAACAGATACTCAGCAGACCCTGCTGTGGGTGAAATCGGGTCCGGACACACTGCGGTGTCCACGCCGGCGGAACGGAAAACAGAAAGGGAAAGAGTTGCGGTTCAGCAAGATGACTTCAAAGGTAACTTCAGGAACGGTTTCCGTCACGGTCTCCGCTGCCGTCGCGATATCCGCCTCGCCCTTTACCCCCGCCCCGGCTCCGGGCCCCGCCCCCGCGGCAGCCCCCGCAGCAGCCATACACAATGAGATACGGATACCCCATGTGGCCCGGAAGATCACGTCTCAGCGGCTCAGGGGCAGATTGATCAAGATCAAGGGCGGGCCGATTGAATGCGCGTCCGAAGACCCTGAACTGGCAAGTTCCCTGACTCGAGACATAGCGAAGTCGCTGAAGAATCGCGACAGTCGAGCCTCGATGGTGCTGTACGACCGAACCACCCGTACCTCCTGTACGTACAGGGCGGACAAGCACTACGACTCCGCGAGCATAGTAAAGCCGATAATACTGGGGGCTCTGCTCCTGGCCAGACGCACCCACTTGTCCGAGGATGAGCAGGACCTGGCCAGGGAGATGATCGTGCACTCGGACAACGACGCGACGTACACCCTGTGGGACAGCCTTGGGCCCGAAAAGATCCAGAAATTCCTGGACAAGGCCGGAATGAAGAACACCACCCTTGACGAAGCAGGATTCATGGGCCTGACTCAGGTCACGGCGAGGGACCAGGCCAAACTGCTCGAGCTGCTCACCGGTAACGACAACTCGGTCCTTGACGCCGAAGAGCGCAGCTACATCCTGGACCTTATGCACGACGTACAGAAGGATCAGCGGTGGGGAACGCCCGCCGGGGCCCCATCGGACGCTGCCGTCCAGGTCAAGAACGGATGGCTGCAGCGTTCCGAGAGCGGGCTGAAGAACCCCTGGGACCGCGGAGACTGGAAAGTCAACAGCATGAGTGCGTTCACCAACCACGCCTACGACTATGGCCTCGTGGTCCTCACCGAGAACAACCGGGTGCCTGAAAGCGAGTCACCGGATGTGGGGTGGGACTACGGAATGGCCACGATCGAGGGCGTGGCGAAGGCCGTCCACCACAACCTGTACCCGGACCAGACTCCCGTGGCCGCCGGCAGCCCCGGCCGCACGTGAACCTCGCTCAGGACGTGCCGGACGCGAGGTCGCCGATCACTCCGATCCGGAAGCCCAACCACGGATAGGTGTGGTTGTAGAACACGTTGTCCTGCGGCTGCAGTCCGACCGCCGAGAGCCACAGCTGGAAGGCTTCCGCGTTGGAGATCCCGCCGTGCAATCGCCGCCAGACCCGCCCGGAATCCCGTCCGGACGGGGCATCTGTGATCGTGTCGGTCCACTCGACCGCGTTGCCGCCCTGGTCGAGAGTGCCCCATGGTGAGGTGGTCCTCGCCTGGCCGACCGTGCTGAGGCTGCCCTGGTAGATCTCGGGGTAGGTGATGGGGTCCAGGCCGATGGGGTTGACGGTGGAACAGGCCTCGGGCAGTACCGGCGCCGGGCACCAGCTCGGTGCGGGCAGTCCGGTGTCGTGGTACGAGGCCAGTGGCTGGGTCGCCGCGTTGGTGACATCGCCGGTGGTGGGGTTGAGGACGGTGGGGCTGGGGGCACTGTCGTCGCCGTCGCCGAAGACTCCTGCGTTGGTCGGGTACTTCCAGTAGGAGTAGGTGCCGCCGCCCGGATCGTAGTAGGCCGCCTTGATCCACTCGTTCTGGCTCGGCACGACGAAGCCGGCATCACGGGTTCGGGTCGCATCCGGCCGGGCAAGGTCGTACATCCCTCGCTCGGTCCTGGCCGACAGTTCGACCTGGTAAGTGACGTAGCTGAAGCCGCCGTTGCTGCCGGACCGCTTGGAGATCAGTCGACCGTTGTCGAGCGAGTTGACGAAGCGCGCCGCCTCCAGGAAGTTCGCGAAGCCGTACGGTTTGTGCGCCCACTCCGGAGAGGCCACCGAGTAGTGCCTGCCGTCGGCGGCGTCGGCGGTGAGGTTGATCTGGCCATACTTCGGCCACGCCGACGAGCTCTCGGTGTCCTCATAGAGACCAAGGCGATTGCGCCCACCGGGATCGACCGTGTTCAGGAACGCCACCCACTGCTCGACAGTGACTTCGAGCTGCCCGATCTCGTAGGGGTAGCCGACGCCGCCGACCATCAGACACCCGGTCGAGGTCGCGGGGGCTTCGGCGCAGGAGCGGTATACGGCGTCCTTGAACGGGATGATTCCCACCGAACGATTGCCGGGAGCGCCGACCTTGGCGGTGGTCACGGTGATGACCGCGCCCCCGCGGGATGTGACGCTCCCTCGGGAGGGCGGGTCGACCGCAGCGGCACTGGAGCCGGCCGTCGCGGACAGAGCGAGCAGCGCCGACACCCCACACGTCGCTGCGACGGCCCGGCCCAGGCGAGTGCGGCTGAAAGCGAAGTACATGGGCATACCCTTTTCGGCCATGCCAGCCCGCCCCTCGGCCGGGAACAGCCCGGAGCGGCCCGGTGATCACAACAACGATTGACGCCACCGTAGCTCCGCCCGCCACTCTCCGCTTCCTCATGATCACAGAATGACCCCGGACGGGTGCACCGCCCCTTCCCCCGGGGCCACGAGCGCACCACCTCCCGTCCGCGAGTGCGCCGACCTCCGCGACCGGCGTCCGCGACCGGCATCCGCGACCGGCGTCCGCGACCGGCATCCGCGACCGCACGACCGGCGTCTGGAGAATGGGCCTACGAGGTACTGCGTTCAGGGCTCCCAGACCCCGGTTCAGGCCTAGGGTCGGCCGCATGAGTCAGTACGCCACAGCGATTCAGGACGCAGCACAGGAACAGAACCACTTCGGCCCGAGCGGTCACGACATACGTCAGCCCGTCCGCGTGCACGCCGTTCACTGGCCCGATCCGGGCGGCACCGGCTGGGAAGAGGCCAGGACGATGTGCGGCCGGCCCGCGGTCGGCATGGAGAAGGCCGTGCACACGGCTCCCGATCCCACCGTCTGGCACGCACCCAGATGGGATCGGCTGAAATGCGGCATCTGCGACGAAGCCGTGCGGGCGGCCGCGCACAGCTGACGCCGACGAGTGCGACTGCGGGCCCGACTCGTCCGTCAGGCCCGGCAGTCCGCTCTCATCTGGGCCGCCGCATGGTGCGCGCCCTCGATTTCGCCGCTGCCCCAGTCCTTGCCGCGGTCCACGAGCTGCACCGTGAGCTGCTGGTTGCGGACCGGGATCTTCTCCACGATCAGGCCGCTGCCCCTCAGTGACGTCTGGTCGATCTCGAAGGACTTGATCGCACTGTCCCGGTCGTCAGGATCGGCCAGCACCGTGTACGTCGTGGGTTCGCCCCCCACATCGCGGTCGCGCTCGCTCTCGGGGATGAGGACGGACACCGAGCAGGTCGTGTATCCACTGCCCACGTACCAGGACCAGGTCGCCGTGCCCCCGCTGTCCTTGGTCGAACTGCCCGACATGGGGACTGCGGTGAAGCTGCCGTCGCAACCGTCGCCCTTGTGGCCGCCGGTGAATACCGTGTACCAGCCGTCGTCGCCGTCGCTGAAGCGGCCGCGCTCCTGATAGCTGCCGCCGCCGGTGCAACCGGGCCCCGCCCAGGCGGAGTACGCAGGGCGGCGGACGTTCTGCGGGGGCTTCGGCTTCTTCTCGCCGCGGGAACCGCCGGGGCTCGGCGACGGCGAACCCGTTGCCGACTCGGAGGGAGCGCCGGGCAGCGCCGTGGGGACGATGCGCTGCGGGGCGCCGCCGAGGCCGTCGCGACCGAAGTCGGAGTCACCGCCGGGCACGTCCGCCGCCGCCCCGGCCGGTTCCGAGTCACCCCCGTACAGCGAGACCGCCGCGACCACCAGGGCGAATGCCGTCAGCACAGCTGCGCCGACCAGCAGGATCCTTCCGGTTCGGGAGAGGAGGGAGAAACGTCCTGCCAGCGTCTCGCGCGCCACAAACGTCCCACTCGGGGCCTGGCCTCTCGAACCAGCCACTCCGCCTCCTGCGCACTCGGGGCATCTCATCCCGCGCAGCGAACCTCTGCTGTCGCCACC
This portion of the Streptomyces sp. NBC_01750 genome encodes:
- the dacB gene encoding D-alanyl-D-alanine carboxypeptidase/D-alanyl-D-alanine endopeptidase, which gives rise to MRGENPGSFRRRIVAGCCALLLGALASSTAATAAPPSDDGSSDPLDPRITEIMRKPDYPNAQWGLLQRDPDSGRVVHSRFAEQFFIPGSTAKLFSVSGTWKTLGGDHRFRTPVYAVGERRGSVLEGNLDLVAQGDLTMGGRTRPDGTVAYTDLDHTYANSFPGATLTPENPLAGIDLIAQQVRRSGITRVNGNVIVDDRLFLPEPVFDPTPTPLIINDNLIDLLTTPGDRPGAPAQLDWRPKVAPYRVTSTVKTVAAGEPTNVEVTTSDNGTRIQLSGTIAADAEPALKVSDIADPAAFGRTALIEALERAGVEVTANPTGPNPAGRLPGSYEGRPRVGTYTSPPYAQYAKLIFKVSHNLGANLGMCLMAVTTGSQNCMDGFPVLADFLDRAGVDRKQVQLADGRGGNPVDRATPTALVQMLTYWQRTPEAERFRDSLPILGVDGLLADNCRDCPARGKVFAKTGAAVGLDALNNRLGVGAITLAGYLDKGNGRFDVFYAGVNGASTPTTDVNGVLDIANDVAMISAYLQEAAARRED
- a CDS encoding SDR family oxidoreductase → MTGASSVPGPHHPPGLADQTVVVIGGSAGIGLETARQVRAGGGRLVLVGRNPERLQQAAQELDPVSTAGFDATDTERLKQFFQDLPGPVDHVMVTAGGPAYMPLEDMDLAAARGQFGERLAMTLAVALYSRDKVRAGGTLLFIGGTGGRRPGVGLSVVSALTAALPALTANLALELAPVRVNLIAAGFVDTPLSASLLGDQLDARRAELRATLPIRRVVGPADVAALAVHIMCNDALTGGTYDIDGGQQLISH
- a CDS encoding pyridoxal phosphate-dependent decarboxylase family protein — translated: MDARETALRQAYAHAVRWLASLSDRRVPARASVDEIVSALGVELPDGPSAPADVVDLLVTACEPGLTAFPSGRFYGFVVGGTEPAALATDWLVSAWDQNCVMRAVSPAYTAAEDIAGAWLLDLLGLPGDSAVGFTTGATMANFTCLAAGRDAVLRRAGWNVARDGLAGGPAVHVIVGEDRHMAIDLALRYLGLGRPELVKADDQGRIEPEALRHTLAAGGQSPTIVILQAGDIHSGAFDPFVETIRAAREADAWVHIDGAFGLWAAASPNYAHLTAGYTYADSWATDAHKTLNVPYDCGLAIVRDPFAVRAAMGLRGDYLIQAEHGDPVDKVPELSRRGRAFTVWAALRSLGRSGVADLVDRLCRHASAFAAGIAGIDGATVLNEVVFTQVCAEFGNDEHTEQVLTRLLDDGTTWISGSTWHGRRVMRISVSNWSTTDDDVARALDAIRRASASA
- a CDS encoding serine hydrolase codes for the protein MVLYDRTTRTSCTYRADKHYDSASIVKPIILGALLLARRTHLSEDEQDLAREMIVHSDNDATYTLWDSLGPEKIQKFLDKAGMKNTTLDEAGFMGLTQVTARDQAKLLELLTGNDNSVLDAEERSYILDLMHDVQKDQRWGTPAGAPSDAAVQVKNGWLQRSESGLKNPWDRGDWKVNSMSAFTNHAYDYGLVVLTENNRVPESESPDVGWDYGMATIEGVAKAVHHNLYPDQTPVAAGSPGRT
- a CDS encoding adhesin gives rise to the protein MAGSRGQAPSGTFVARETLAGRFSLLSRTGRILLVGAAVLTAFALVVAAVSLYGGDSEPAGAAADVPGGDSDFGRDGLGGAPQRIVPTALPGAPSESATGSPSPSPGGSRGEKKPKPPQNVRRPAYSAWAGPGCTGGGSYQERGRFSDGDDGWYTVFTGGHKGDGCDGSFTAVPMSGSSTKDSGGTATWSWYVGSGYTTCSVSVLIPESERDRDVGGEPTTYTVLADPDDRDSAIKSFEIDQTSLRGSGLIVEKIPVRNQQLTVQLVDRGKDWGSGEIEGAHHAAAQMRADCRA